One Phaseolus vulgaris cultivar G19833 chromosome 2, P. vulgaris v2.0, whole genome shotgun sequence DNA window includes the following coding sequences:
- the LOC137809354 gene encoding uncharacterized protein, which translates to MGHTSATLQSNILVLDGKNWNRWSIQMKAIFGFQEITEIVENGYPELATDATEAQRVAHKENKKKDCKAMCLLHQSVDDAHFEKIAEAKTSQKAWQILEKCHQGADQLKKVRLQTMRRQYELMQMESNEKIAQFFNRILTLTNAMKACGETMTDQAIVEKVLRTLTPNFDHIVVAIEESRKLEELKVEDLQGSLEAHE; encoded by the coding sequence ATGGGACACACCAGCGCAACCTTACAGTCGAACATTCTTGTTCTTGATGGCAAGAACTGGAATCGATGGAGTATCCAGATGAAAGCCATTTTTGGCTTTCAAGAAATCACGGAGATTGTTGAAAATGGCTACCCAGAACTTGCTACAGATGCAACAGAAGCACAGAGGGTGGCACACaaggaaaacaaaaagaaagacTGCAAAGCCATGTGTCTTCTTCATCAGAGTGTCGACGATGCACACTTTGAGAAGATTGCAGAAGCAAAGACGTCACAGAAGGCATGGCAGATTCTGGAGAAATGTCATCAAGGAGCAGATCAATTGAAGAAGGTGCGTCTCCAAACTATGAGACGCCAGTATGAGTTGATGCAAATGGAGTCAAATGAAAAAATTGCTCAATTCTTTAATCGAATCCTCACTCTCACCAATGCTATGAAGGCATGTGGTGAAACGATGACTGATCAAGCGATTGTTGAGAAGGTATTACGGACCCTAACCCCTAACTTTGACCACATTGTTGTGGCCATTGAAGAATCCAGGAAACTTGAAGAACTGAAGGTTGAAGATCTTCAAGGTTCCCTCGAGGCACATGAGTAG